One genomic window of Pseudomonas chlororaphis subsp. piscium includes the following:
- a CDS encoding outer membrane protein OmpK, with amino-acid sequence MNRICKGLMLAGSLLAGAQANAGDLLQWQNNSLTYLYGKDFAINPEIQQTVTFEHADAWKYGDNFLFIDKIFYNGKKDGNVGPNTYYGEFSPRLSFGKIFDQKLEFGPIKDVLLAMTYEFGEGDNESYLIGPGFDLAIPGFDYFQLNFYNRQTEGSRAGDNVWQITPVWSYTIPVGRSDILIDGFIDWVVDNDKNSKGEYHANLHINPQIKYDLGKALKLGDKQLYVGIEYDYWKNKYGVKDTPYFDTDQNTASLLLKYHF; translated from the coding sequence ATGAACCGCATCTGTAAAGGCCTGATGCTTGCCGGATCCTTGCTGGCAGGGGCCCAGGCCAACGCCGGCGACCTGCTGCAATGGCAGAACAACAGCCTGACCTACCTCTACGGCAAAGACTTCGCGATCAATCCGGAGATCCAACAGACCGTTACCTTCGAACATGCCGATGCCTGGAAGTACGGCGACAACTTCCTGTTTATCGACAAGATCTTCTACAACGGTAAAAAGGACGGCAACGTCGGCCCGAACACCTACTACGGCGAGTTCAGCCCGCGTCTTTCGTTCGGCAAGATCTTTGATCAGAAGTTGGAGTTCGGCCCGATCAAGGATGTATTGCTGGCCATGACTTACGAGTTCGGCGAAGGCGATAACGAGTCCTACCTGATCGGTCCGGGTTTTGACCTGGCGATCCCCGGGTTCGATTACTTCCAGTTGAACTTCTACAACCGTCAGACCGAAGGCAGCCGTGCCGGCGACAATGTCTGGCAGATCACCCCGGTCTGGTCCTACACCATTCCCGTGGGCCGTTCGGACATCCTGATCGACGGTTTCATTGACTGGGTGGTGGACAACGACAAGAACTCCAAAGGCGAGTACCACGCCAACCTGCACATCAACCCGCAGATCAAGTACGACCTGGGCAAGGCGCTGAAGCTGGGCGACAAACAGTTGTATGTGGGTATCGAATACGACTACTGGAAGAACAAGTACGGGGTCAAGGACACCCCTTACTTCGACACCGACCAGAACACCGCCAGTCTGCTGCTCAAGTACCACTTCTGA
- a CDS encoding pirin family protein has protein sequence MTQFRKVLSVHTGQPASDGAGVRLTRVFGGQGVERFDPFLMLDEFGSENPDDYIAGFPPHPHRGFETVTYMLEGRMRHEDHLGNVGLLEGGGVQWMTAAKGIIHSEMPEQEEGVMRGFQLWLNLPGKHKLDKAGYRDIQPQDIPRLTTANGVEVVVIAGHFDDGQVQQTGAVERPDTEPHYFDLRLPAGANISPRLPEGHRALLYVYEGQIDLSGHPQPVATSKLVRLSDQGEIQLSSADGARVLLIAGKPLGEPIVQYGPFVMNSREEIEQALRDFRDDKLTA, from the coding sequence ATGACTCAATTTCGCAAAGTACTCAGCGTCCATACCGGCCAGCCCGCTTCGGACGGCGCCGGCGTCAGACTGACCCGGGTCTTCGGTGGCCAGGGTGTCGAGCGCTTCGACCCGTTCCTGATGCTCGACGAGTTCGGCTCGGAAAACCCCGACGATTACATCGCCGGCTTTCCGCCCCACCCCCATCGCGGTTTCGAAACCGTCACCTACATGCTCGAAGGCCGCATGCGCCATGAGGATCACCTGGGCAACGTCGGCCTGCTGGAAGGCGGCGGCGTGCAGTGGATGACCGCCGCCAAGGGCATCATCCACAGCGAGATGCCGGAACAGGAAGAAGGCGTGATGCGCGGCTTCCAGCTCTGGCTGAACCTGCCGGGCAAGCACAAGCTGGACAAGGCCGGTTACCGGGACATTCAACCCCAGGACATCCCGCGCCTGACCACCGCCAACGGCGTGGAAGTGGTGGTGATCGCCGGCCACTTCGATGACGGCCAGGTGCAGCAGACCGGTGCCGTCGAACGACCGGATACCGAGCCCCACTACTTCGACCTGCGCCTGCCTGCCGGCGCCAACATCAGCCCGCGTCTGCCTGAAGGACATCGGGCCCTGCTGTATGTCTATGAAGGCCAGATCGATCTGTCCGGGCATCCGCAGCCGGTCGCCACCAGCAAACTGGTGCGCCTGTCCGACCAGGGCGAGATCCAGTTGAGCAGTGCCGATGGCGCCCGTGTGCTGTTGATCGCCGGCAAGCCCCTGGGCGAGCCGATCGTGCAGTACGGCCCGTTCGTGATGAACAGCCGGGAAGAGATCGAGCAGGCGCTGCGGGATTTTCGCGACGACAAACTGACCGCCTGA
- a CDS encoding patatin-like phospholipase family protein, whose product MSPAEPVTGLILSGGGARAAYQVGVLAAIAELLPAGASNPFPVIVGTSAGAINAVSLASGALDFTAAIERLTAFWQGFRSHQVIRSDWPGVIRQATRFVGHSLLGLGAQVPVALLNSSPLRQLLNDKLQLSGIRQAIAQKHLKAVAVTAFGYESGQAVTFYQGGGTIDAWLRHRRIGLPTELTVEHLLASSAIPLLFAPVRIGQEFFGDGAVRQSAPISPALHLGASRVLVVGVSGNPRGIDPQAPQQRSYTGQQPTLAQIGGHMLNSTFIDSLESDIELLQRLNQFSHLLPSGTPVRTLGVAPVEVLVIAPSQPIDEIAARHRQELPAALRLFLRGPGATKTSGAGVLSYLLFEAGYCSELIELGRSDALAKRDELRRFLGLAAAVETT is encoded by the coding sequence ATGAGCCCAGCGGAACCGGTCACAGGATTGATTCTTTCCGGCGGCGGGGCTCGTGCGGCGTATCAGGTGGGGGTGCTGGCGGCGATTGCCGAGTTGCTGCCGGCGGGGGCGAGCAATCCCTTCCCGGTGATAGTCGGGACCTCGGCCGGGGCGATCAATGCGGTCAGCCTGGCCAGCGGCGCGCTGGATTTCACCGCGGCCATCGAGCGTCTCACGGCGTTCTGGCAGGGCTTTCGCAGTCATCAGGTGATTCGCAGCGACTGGCCCGGGGTGATCCGCCAAGCCACCCGGTTCGTCGGCCACAGCCTGCTCGGCCTGGGCGCCCAAGTGCCGGTGGCGCTGCTCAACAGCTCGCCGCTGCGGCAGTTGTTGAACGATAAGCTGCAGCTGTCCGGTATTCGTCAGGCGATCGCGCAAAAGCACCTGAAGGCAGTGGCGGTCACGGCCTTCGGTTATGAGTCGGGCCAGGCGGTGACCTTCTACCAGGGTGGTGGCACCATCGATGCCTGGCTGCGTCATCGGCGCATCGGCCTGCCCACGGAGCTTACGGTCGAACACTTGCTGGCCAGCTCGGCGATTCCACTGCTGTTTGCCCCGGTGAGAATCGGCCAGGAGTTTTTCGGCGACGGCGCGGTGCGGCAATCGGCGCCCATCAGTCCGGCGTTGCACCTGGGGGCCAGCCGGGTGCTGGTGGTCGGGGTCAGCGGCAACCCTCGTGGCATCGACCCGCAGGCGCCCCAGCAGCGCAGCTACACCGGGCAGCAGCCGACGCTGGCGCAGATCGGCGGCCATATGCTCAACAGTACTTTCATTGACAGCCTGGAAAGCGATATCGAGCTCCTGCAGCGGCTCAACCAGTTCAGTCATCTGCTGCCGTCGGGCACACCCGTCCGTACCCTGGGCGTGGCGCCGGTGGAGGTGCTGGTGATTGCGCCCAGCCAGCCGATCGACGAGATCGCTGCCCGTCATCGGCAAGAGCTGCCGGCGGCATTGCGCCTGTTTCTGCGCGGGCCGGGGGCGACCAAGACCAGCGGTGCCGGGGTCCTGAGTTACCTGCTGTTCGAGGCGGGGTATTGCAGCGAACTGATCGAACTGGGGCGCAGCGATGCCTTGGCCAAGCGCGACGAGCTGCGGCGGTTTCTGGGGTTGGCGGCCGCGGTCGAGACGACCTGA
- a CDS encoding lipid A biosynthesis lauroyl acyltransferase codes for MDRPRFRAAFLYPRFWPLWLGLGLLWLVVQLPYPLLLWIGRALGALMYRVAGERRRIAKRNLELCFPEKSPAERKRLLKENFASTGIAFFEMAMSWWWSKPRLARLAHVEGLEYLKQAQLEGKGVILMALHFTTLEIGAALLGQQHTIDGMYREHKNPLFDFIQRRGRERHNLDSLAVEREDVRGMLKLLRAGRAIWYAPDQDYGAKQSVFVPLFGIQAATVTATSKFARLGKALVVPFTQQRLADGSGYRLVIHPPLQDFPGETDEADCLRINQWIESVLRECPEQYLWAHRRFKSRPPGEPKLYKKRG; via the coding sequence ATGGATCGCCCGCGTTTTCGAGCTGCATTTCTTTATCCCCGTTTTTGGCCGCTGTGGCTGGGCCTGGGCCTGCTATGGCTGGTGGTCCAGCTGCCTTATCCGCTGCTGCTGTGGATCGGTCGCGCCCTGGGGGCGCTGATGTACCGGGTGGCCGGTGAGCGCCGACGGATCGCCAAGCGCAACCTGGAACTGTGTTTCCCCGAAAAGTCCCCTGCTGAGCGCAAGCGTCTGCTCAAGGAAAACTTCGCCTCCACCGGCATCGCCTTTTTCGAGATGGCCATGAGCTGGTGGTGGTCCAAGCCGCGCCTGGCGCGCCTGGCCCATGTCGAAGGCCTGGAGTACCTCAAGCAGGCGCAGCTGGAAGGCAAGGGCGTGATCCTCATGGCCCTGCACTTCACGACTTTGGAAATTGGCGCCGCCTTGCTGGGCCAGCAGCACACCATCGACGGCATGTACCGCGAGCACAAGAACCCGCTGTTCGATTTCATCCAGCGTCGTGGCCGCGAACGGCACAATCTGGATTCCCTGGCGGTGGAGCGAGAAGACGTGCGCGGCATGCTCAAGTTGCTGCGCGCCGGCCGTGCCATCTGGTACGCACCGGACCAGGATTACGGCGCCAAGCAGAGCGTGTTTGTGCCACTGTTCGGCATCCAGGCGGCAACGGTCACCGCCACCAGCAAGTTCGCCCGGCTGGGCAAGGCCCTGGTGGTGCCTTTCACTCAGCAGCGGCTGGCCGATGGCAGTGGTTATCGGCTGGTGATTCACCCGCCGTTGCAGGATTTCCCGGGTGAGACCGACGAGGCCGATTGCCTGCGCATCAACCAGTGGATCGAAAGCGTGCTGCGCGAGTGCCCGGAGCAGTATCTGTGGGCGCACCGCCGCTTCAAGAGCCGCCCGCCAGGCGAGCCGAAGCTTTATAAGAAGCGCGGTTGA
- the minC gene encoding septum site-determining protein MinC gives MSQTESQDLDPVFQLKGSMLAITVLELARNDLEGLDRQLAAKVAQAPNFFSNAPLVLALDKLPASEGAVDLPGLMRVCRHHGLRTLAIRASRIEDIAAAIAVDLPVLPPSGARERPLEPQENEVRKKPEKPPEPTIKPTRIITSPVRGGQQIYAQGGDLVVTSSVSPGAELLADGNIHVYGPMRGRALAGVKGDTKARIFCQQLSAELVSIAGQYKVSEDLRRDPLWGAGVQVSLSGDVLNITRL, from the coding sequence ATGAGCCAAACCGAATCGCAAGACCTGGATCCTGTGTTCCAGTTGAAGGGCAGCATGCTGGCCATCACCGTGCTGGAACTGGCCCGCAACGACCTCGAGGGCCTCGATCGCCAACTGGCGGCGAAGGTCGCGCAAGCCCCGAATTTCTTCAGTAACGCCCCGTTGGTGCTGGCACTGGACAAACTGCCGGCCAGCGAAGGCGCCGTAGATCTGCCCGGCCTGATGCGGGTCTGCCGTCACCATGGTCTGCGCACCCTGGCGATCCGCGCCAGCCGCATCGAAGACATCGCCGCCGCAATCGCCGTCGATCTGCCCGTCCTGCCGCCCTCCGGCGCCCGGGAACGGCCGCTGGAACCGCAGGAAAACGAAGTCCGGAAGAAGCCTGAAAAGCCGCCTGAGCCGACTATCAAACCCACCCGCATCATCACTTCGCCAGTACGCGGCGGACAGCAAATCTATGCCCAGGGTGGCGATCTGGTAGTGACCTCCTCGGTCAGTCCGGGTGCGGAACTTCTGGCCGATGGCAACATCCATGTATACGGCCCGATGCGCGGTCGGGCGCTGGCCGGGGTCAAGGGCGACACCAAGGCACGGATTTTCTGTCAGCAGTTGAGCGCTGAACTGGTGTCCATCGCCGGCCAGTACAAGGTTTCCGAGGACCTGCGGCGCGATCCGCTGTGGGGTGCCGGAGTCCAGGTCAGCCTGTCGGGTGACGTGTTGAACATCACACGTCTTTAA
- the minD gene encoding septum site-determining protein MinD has translation MAKILVVTSGKGGVGKTTTSAAIGTGLALRGHKTVIVDFDVGLRNLDLIMGCERRVVYDFVNVVNGEANLQQALIKDKRLENLYVLAASQTRDKDALTQEGVEKVLMELKETFEFVVCDSPAGIEKGAHLAMYFADEAIVVTNPEVSSVRDSDRMLGLLASKSRRAERGEEPIQEHLLITRYHPERVEKGEMLGVEDVKEILAVRLLGVIPESQAVLKASNQGVPVILDDQSDAGQAYSDTVDRLLGKEKEHRFLNVEKKGFFERLFGGR, from the coding sequence TTGGCCAAGATTCTCGTGGTTACATCCGGCAAGGGTGGTGTGGGTAAGACCACCACCAGCGCCGCTATCGGTACCGGCCTCGCTCTGCGTGGTCACAAAACTGTCATCGTCGACTTCGACGTCGGCTTGCGTAACCTCGACCTGATCATGGGTTGCGAACGTCGCGTGGTGTATGACTTCGTCAACGTGGTCAACGGCGAAGCCAACCTGCAGCAAGCCCTGATCAAAGACAAGCGCCTGGAAAACCTCTACGTACTGGCCGCCAGTCAGACCCGCGACAAAGACGCGCTGACCCAGGAAGGCGTGGAAAAAGTGCTGATGGAGCTCAAGGAGACCTTCGAATTCGTGGTCTGCGACTCCCCGGCCGGTATCGAGAAAGGCGCCCACCTGGCCATGTACTTCGCCGACGAAGCGATTGTCGTGACCAACCCGGAAGTTTCCTCGGTACGTGACTCCGACCGCATGCTCGGTCTTCTGGCCAGCAAGTCCCGTCGCGCAGAAAGAGGCGAAGAGCCGATCCAGGAACACCTGCTGATCACCCGCTACCACCCTGAGCGTGTCGAAAAAGGGGAAATGCTCGGCGTCGAAGACGTCAAGGAAATCCTCGCAGTGCGCCTTCTCGGCGTGATTCCGGAATCCCAAGCAGTGCTCAAGGCCTCCAACCAGGGCGTGCCGGTGATTCTCGACGACCAGAGCGATGCCGGTCAGGCCTACAGCGATACCGTTGATCGCTTGCTGGGCAAGGAAAAGGAACACCGGTTCCTCAATGTCGAGAAGAAGGGATTCTTCGAGCGCCTGTTTGGAGGTAGGTAA
- the minE gene encoding cell division topological specificity factor MinE, with the protein MNLFDFFRASKKVSTASVAKERLQIIVAHERGQRTTPDYLPALQKELVEVIRKYVNIGSDDVHVALENQGSCSILELNITLPDR; encoded by the coding sequence ATGAACCTTTTTGACTTCTTTCGTGCCAGCAAAAAAGTAAGCACCGCGTCGGTAGCGAAAGAGCGTCTACAGATCATCGTGGCGCATGAACGCGGCCAACGCACTACCCCCGATTACTTGCCTGCCTTGCAGAAGGAACTGGTGGAAGTAATCCGCAAGTACGTCAATATCGGGTCCGATGACGTGCACGTCGCTCTGGAAAACCAGGGCAGCTGCTCGATCCTGGAACTCAATATCACCCTGCCTGATCGCTGA
- a CDS encoding RluA family pseudouridine synthase: MPLSNIRIIHQDAAVLVVDKPTLLLSVPGRADDNKDCLITRLQENGYPEARIVHRLDWETSGIILLARDPDTHRELSRQFHDRETEKAYTALCWGQPELDSGSIDLPLRYDPPTKPRHVVDHEFGKNALTFWRVLERCGDWCRVELTPITGRSHQLRVHMLSIGHPLLGDGLYAHPQALAAWPRLCLHASMLSFTHPQSGERLRFECPAPF; the protein is encoded by the coding sequence ATGCCGTTGTCGAATATCCGCATCATTCACCAGGACGCCGCCGTCCTGGTGGTGGACAAACCCACCCTGCTGCTCTCCGTGCCTGGCCGGGCCGATGACAACAAGGATTGCCTGATTACCCGCCTGCAGGAAAACGGCTACCCGGAAGCCCGTATCGTCCATCGGCTGGACTGGGAAACCTCCGGCATCATCCTGCTGGCCCGCGACCCCGATACCCACCGCGAACTGTCCCGGCAATTTCACGATCGGGAAACCGAAAAAGCCTACACCGCGCTGTGCTGGGGCCAGCCGGAACTGGACAGCGGCAGCATCGACCTGCCATTGCGCTACGACCCGCCGACCAAGCCGCGGCACGTGGTGGACCACGAATTTGGCAAGAACGCCCTGACCTTCTGGCGCGTGCTGGAACGCTGCGGCGACTGGTGCCGCGTCGAGCTGACCCCGATCACCGGGCGCTCGCACCAGTTGCGGGTGCATATGCTGTCCATCGGTCATCCGCTGCTGGGCGATGGCCTGTACGCGCATCCGCAAGCGCTGGCCGCCTGGCCACGCCTGTGCCTGCACGCCAGCATGCTCAGCTTCACCCATCCGCAGAGTGGTGAACGCCTGCGCTTCGAGTGCCCGGCACCCTTCTGA
- a CDS encoding M18 family aminopeptidase produces the protein MREELNQGLIDFLKASPTPFHATASLVQRLEAAGYQRLDEREPWTTEANGRYYVTRNDSSIVAVKLGRHSPLQGGIRMVGAHTDSPCLRVKPQPELQRQGFWQLGVEVYGGALLAPWFDRDLSLAGRVTFRRDGKVESQLIDFKAPIATIPNLAIHLNREANQGWAINAQTELPPILAQFAGDERVDFRAVLTDQLAREHGLNADVVLDYELSFYDTQSAAVIGLHGDFIAGARLDNLLSCYAGLQALLNADTEETCVLVCNDHEEVGSCSACGADGPMLEQTLRRLLPEGDEFVRTIQKSLLVSADNAHGVHPNYADKHDANHGPKLNAGPVIKVNSNQRYATNSETAGFFRHLCMAEEVPVQSFVVRSDMGCGSTIGPITASHLGVRTVDIGLPTFAMHSIRELCGSQDLAHLVKVLSAFYASRDLP, from the coding sequence ATGCGCGAAGAGTTGAACCAGGGCCTGATCGACTTCCTCAAGGCCTCCCCTACCCCTTTCCATGCAACCGCCAGCCTCGTTCAACGCCTGGAGGCCGCAGGCTACCAGCGTCTCGACGAGCGCGAGCCATGGACCACCGAAGCCAACGGTCGCTACTACGTCACCCGCAATGACTCCTCCATCGTGGCCGTCAAGCTGGGTCGGCATTCGCCCCTGCAAGGCGGGATCCGCATGGTCGGCGCGCACACCGACAGCCCGTGCCTGCGGGTCAAGCCGCAACCGGAGCTGCAACGCCAGGGCTTCTGGCAACTGGGCGTGGAAGTCTACGGCGGCGCCTTGCTGGCGCCCTGGTTCGACCGCGACCTGTCGCTGGCCGGCCGTGTCACCTTCCGTCGCGACGGCAAGGTTGAAAGCCAGCTGATCGACTTCAAGGCGCCCATCGCGACCATCCCCAACCTGGCCATTCACCTCAATCGCGAAGCCAACCAGGGCTGGGCCATCAACGCCCAGACCGAACTGCCGCCAATCCTCGCGCAATTCGCCGGCGACGAGCGGGTCGACTTCCGCGCGGTGCTGACCGACCAGTTGGCCCGCGAACACGGCCTGAACGCCGATGTGGTGCTCGACTATGAGCTGAGCTTCTACGACACCCAAAGCGCCGCGGTGATCGGCCTGCACGGCGACTTCATCGCCGGCGCGCGCCTGGACAACCTGCTGTCCTGCTACGCCGGCCTGCAAGCCTTGCTCAACGCCGACACCGAGGAAACCTGCGTGCTGGTCTGCAACGACCACGAAGAAGTCGGCTCCTGCTCGGCCTGCGGCGCCGACGGCCCAATGCTCGAGCAGACCCTGCGCCGCCTGCTGCCCGAAGGCGACGAGTTCGTGCGCACCATCCAGAAGTCGCTGCTGGTCTCGGCCGACAACGCCCACGGCGTGCACCCCAACTACGCTGACAAGCACGATGCCAACCACGGCCCGAAACTCAACGCCGGCCCGGTGATCAAGGTCAACAGCAACCAGCGCTACGCCACCAACAGCGAAACCGCCGGTTTCTTCCGCCATCTGTGCATGGCCGAGGAAGTGCCGGTACAAAGCTTCGTGGTGCGCAGCGACATGGGCTGCGGCTCGACCATCGGCCCGATCACCGCCAGCCACCTGGGCGTGCGCACCGTGGATATCGGCCTGCCGACCTTCGCCATGCACTCGATCCGCGAACTGTGCGGCAGCCAGGACCTGGCCCATCTGGTTAAGGTCTTGAGCGCGTTCTACGCCAGCCGCGACCTGCCGTAA
- a CDS encoding mechanosensitive ion channel family protein produces the protein MFARLSVLPYCLFLCLLTLLPLSSAQAVGLPGLLNSGKTQPQADQPLGQSLDEVIKSLENDQQRTQLLTDLKKLRDVTKKAQTPAEEGVLGLIGGTLSSFEKQFSGADSPITRWSNEFDQAQDELAALMLPASEWLPIIFAFALILMVWSLLAAALIWLSHRLRERFGLTEELPQHPKTWDLLRFALRKLGPWLIALIMTVYMTYKLPSSLGKDLAMVLAYALVVGTCFSAICVIAFSVLDGPNRHRALYILRRQAFRPLWLIGSFAAFGEALSDPRLIASLGSHLAHTAATFANVMAALSTGVFILRFRRPIAHLIRNQPLSRRLTRRALSDTIEIIGTFWYLPALVLVAISLFATFISAGDTSTALRQSLICTVLLVLCMVINGLVRRHSLKPYRGHKRHALYSERLKGFFYTLAHLVVWLVFIELGLRVWGMSLIRFTEGDGHEISVKLFSLGGTLLFAWLIWILSDTAVHHALTRSRKGLANARAQTMMPLIRNVLFVAIFIIGLIVALANMGMNVTPLLAGAGVIGLAIGFGAQSLVADLITGLFIIIEDSLAIDDYVDVGGHLGTVEGLTIRTVRLRDIDGIVHTIPFSEIKSIKNYSREFGYAIFRVAIPYNMDIDEAIKLMRDVGQKMRTDPLQRRNIWSPLEFQGVESFESGNAILRARFKTAPIKQWEVSRAFNLSLKRHLDEAGMDLATPRMSVQVITAGGGPQQEE, from the coding sequence GTGTTCGCTCGTCTTTCCGTTCTGCCCTACTGCCTGTTTCTCTGCCTCCTGACACTGTTGCCGCTGTCATCGGCCCAGGCGGTGGGTTTGCCGGGCCTGCTCAACAGCGGCAAAACCCAGCCACAAGCCGACCAGCCCCTGGGGCAATCGCTGGATGAAGTGATCAAGTCCCTGGAAAACGACCAGCAACGCACCCAGTTGCTGACCGACCTGAAAAAGCTCCGCGACGTCACGAAAAAAGCCCAGACACCCGCCGAAGAAGGCGTGCTCGGCCTGATCGGCGGCACCCTGTCCAGCTTCGAAAAACAGTTCTCCGGCGCCGACAGCCCGATCACCCGTTGGTCGAACGAATTCGATCAGGCCCAGGATGAACTGGCGGCCCTGATGCTGCCGGCCAGCGAATGGCTGCCGATCATCTTTGCCTTCGCCCTGATCCTGATGGTCTGGAGCCTGCTGGCGGCGGCGCTGATCTGGCTCAGCCATCGCCTGCGGGAGCGCTTCGGCCTCACCGAAGAGTTACCACAACACCCCAAGACCTGGGACCTGCTGCGCTTCGCCCTGCGCAAACTGGGCCCCTGGCTGATCGCCCTGATCATGACCGTGTACATGACCTACAAACTGCCGTCGTCCCTGGGCAAGGACCTGGCCATGGTCCTGGCTTACGCGCTGGTGGTCGGCACCTGCTTCTCGGCGATCTGCGTGATCGCCTTTTCCGTGCTGGACGGTCCGAACCGCCACCGCGCGCTGTACATCCTGCGCCGCCAGGCTTTCCGGCCGTTGTGGCTGATCGGCAGTTTCGCCGCCTTTGGCGAGGCCCTGAGCGACCCGCGGCTGATCGCCAGCCTGGGCAGCCACCTGGCGCACACCGCGGCCACCTTCGCCAATGTCATGGCGGCCCTGTCCACCGGGGTGTTCATCCTGCGCTTTCGGCGGCCGATCGCTCACCTGATCCGCAACCAGCCGCTGTCCCGCCGCCTGACCCGCCGCGCCCTGAGCGACACCATCGAGATCATCGGCACCTTCTGGTACCTGCCCGCGCTGGTGCTGGTGGCCATTTCCCTGTTCGCCACCTTCATTTCCGCCGGCGACACCAGCACCGCCCTGCGCCAGTCGCTGATCTGCACCGTGCTGCTGGTGCTGTGCATGGTGATCAACGGCCTGGTGCGCCGCCATTCCCTCAAGCCCTATCGCGGGCACAAGCGCCACGCCCTGTACTCCGAGCGCCTGAAAGGCTTCTTCTATACCCTCGCCCACCTGGTGGTGTGGCTGGTGTTCATCGAACTCGGCCTGCGGGTCTGGGGCATGTCGCTGATCCGCTTCACCGAAGGCGACGGCCACGAAATCAGCGTCAAGCTGTTCAGCCTCGGCGGCACCCTGCTGTTCGCCTGGCTGATCTGGATCCTCAGCGACACCGCGGTGCACCATGCCCTGACTCGCTCGCGCAAAGGCCTGGCCAATGCCCGGGCGCAAACCATGATGCCGCTGATCCGTAACGTGTTGTTCGTGGCGATCTTCATCATCGGCCTGATTGTCGCCCTGGCGAACATGGGCATGAACGTCACGCCGCTGCTGGCCGGTGCCGGGGTGATCGGTCTGGCCATCGGTTTTGGCGCCCAGTCGCTGGTGGCCGACCTGATCACCGGCCTGTTCATCATCATCGAGGACTCCCTGGCCATCGACGACTACGTGGACGTCGGCGGCCACCTGGGTACCGTCGAAGGCCTGACCATCCGCACCGTGCGCCTGCGGGACATCGACGGCATTGTGCACACCATCCCGTTCAGCGAAATCAAGAGCATCAAGAACTACTCCCGGGAGTTCGGCTACGCGATCTTCCGGGTGGCCATTCCGTACAACATGGACATAGACGAGGCCATCAAGCTGATGCGCGATGTCGGCCAGAAGATGCGCACCGATCCGCTGCAACGGCGCAATATCTGGTCGCCGCTGGAGTTCCAGGGGGTGGAAAGCTTCGAGTCCGGCAACGCGATTCTGCGCGCCCGCTTCAAGACCGCGCCGATCAAGCAATGGGAGGTGTCACGGGCTTTCAACCTGTCCCTCAAGCGTCACCTCGACGAAGCCGGAATGGACCTGGCCACGCCACGCATGAGCGTGCAAGTGATCACCGCTGGCGGCGGGCCCCAGCAAGAGGAGTAA